Within the Rosa rugosa chromosome 2, drRosRugo1.1, whole genome shotgun sequence genome, the region GTCCTGGAAATATTGTATAAACAATCATTACTAAGGTTACTGATTTCGATCCAAATCAACACTTAGGATTGGGCTGAATGAGGCTAAAACTCAACTTCCTATACCATTGTCAAGCAATCCATTCATAGAGAATTTGCTACTTAAATTATAACAAATTAACCTCTACAGTTGGAAATGTAATGAAAGACGAAGGTAAAACTTACCAAATGTTTGACAGTCTGAGAATTCAATTCTCGATAGTATCTGCTGGCTTTTACAGCAGCAGTCGCCACATTCTTCATGTCAGCAGCACGTATTCTTTGAGAGTTGAACAAGGCCTCCTCATTTTCAAACTTAGTCAGTTTTATAAATGCTAGTCCTAACTCTCCCATAGTCTCTCCCATGTCTTGTTGAGCTTTTACAAGTGATTCCGCCTATAAACCAGAACATGAAAATCCAATCAACTAATCACTCTAGACATATACAACAAACAATTAGATAGTTTTCGATTCAGTATACATTACATGCTGAGATGCATTGCTGAGCTGTTGCTCGAGCTCCTGCATGTGGTCCTTCTTTTCCATAAACTCCTTATCCTCCTCTCCCACAAGCGGCTTCGAACCTCCCCAGTCATTGGCCACAGACTGCTTCAGCTCCTTGAACAACCTCAGCAAGTCCCTCCCGCCTTTCGCTGGCTGAACCACCTCGTGTGGAGCCACCGGGGAACTCTCGCCGAACAACTGTTTCGGCAGCTTAGCAGCCCCATCCAGCATTCTCGACGCCACGTCGGTGGTCATCGGCAACGGAAACCTCCCCTGAACTTGCAGAAACACCTTCAACTCATCACTCTTCTTGATCACAGGGTGAGCCGCTAACCGCCTCAAGTACTTCTCCAATGCCACTCTTCTCTGCTCCACAAACTCTTGTTTCTGCATCACTTGGCTCTCCACCACGTTCTTATCTGGCCGCGGCGGAATGAAGAACCCTCTGTAGGCCTCCGCCAGCCGGTCCGATAACGTCACAATGTCCCGAAACCGCCGCCGGACTCCGAATTCCGATCCGCCGAACTCCGGAATGTTCGTCCTCGTCGTGATCAGATACGTGACGTAAGTATTCCCTCCGGGAATAACCGAATTCGTGGACTCCTGCTCCTTCTGAGGATTCGAAACCGTGATTTTGATGTAGTCGGAGCTGGAAGACGAAGATCGCGAAAGCGAATAAGAGCTGGAATGGTCGGAGCTCTTGCTCGGACTCTCGACGCCGTTGATTTCGCCGATCGTCTCGCCATCCAACGGACTGAAAACCACGTCGCCGTAAGAGGGCGGGTCGACGTACGCGGAGCTGTCGGCGCCGTTAGGGTTTCGGAGATCGCGGAACGGCGGTGGCGCAGTCAGAAGCGGATCGGAATCGGCCGGGGCCGGGGTCGTGGAGACGATTATAGACGAGAGCGGgtggggcgtgttggagagcgACGACATGGCGCTGCGGTAATTCGAATACGACGACTTACTGGCGCCGCCGTTATTCAACGGCGGCGGGTCGTCGAGGACGAGACTCTCCATCTCTTCTTTCGAACCACCGTATTGATGGTCCTGGTGGTTCTCAGAGCCCATCATGGTTATACCACCagctccaaaatcaaaatcagtaGCGGCGAAATCAGCAATCAATTGGATTAATCGAAGATTGAAGCATTCGGTAAGAGCTGTGGTGGTGTTGaagtgtgaagaagaagaagaagaagaagaagaagaaggaggggaAGACTGACTGGTATGGGCAGAGCTAGCTGGAGAAGACGAAGGAGTCACATGGCCTTTTGGGGGGTGTGCTTAGTAAAGACGAGAAAAACGCGATGGGTTTTAGTTAGTTGGATCTTTGGGGGTGTTGGATTGGATATCTTTGCCTTTGGAACCTAGCTTGCAGCCTTGTTTTGGTTTACTTGGCTTGGAATCATTGGGATTGGTATAGCTTTTTGAGACTTTGTTGAGGGTTTGAATGTGGTTAGACAAGTATTGGGCACGTAAAACTGCGTGGTGATTCCCCTCTTGTACCACAATGGATTTCATTACTCTTTGGAATCATACGTCAAACAGGTTAATCGTGTCTATGCAAGTGAAGTTCGGTACATCATCAATAGATGTTGTATATTTTATCTGAATTTGTGATAACTAACTCCAgaattgtttcaaaaaaaatacaaataaaagTCCCAGACAATAATTTTCTATCCAAACTTGTGGAATATAGCACATGGTTTTATGGCTGAAGGcatgttcttattttctttatcAAAATTTTCTCACCCCTAAACTTTAGTAATTCTGTACTTTtactatttttcaaatttttgaaaaccaaaaaaattagGTCGAGATTTTTGAGATCTGTCAATTGGAACTCATTCTAAAAATCACACTTCATCAATGATAAGATTATAAGCCTAACATGCTTTGTCACTTTGGAGGTGACACTGGAGCACTCATGGTATGCCATGACATATTTTGACATGTTAGACTTTGTCAACACTCATTTTTATTGAAATTCTTGTGTGTCATAATCTCATTATTGATTTTAGGAGTTGCTCCAAGTGACAGATCACCAAAATCTcgacctgttttttttttttaatgatttttatatttttattatgatTCCTTGGGTTCTAACTCTGAaaaattataaaagaaaatagAGTTTCTGTTTGCGGTCTATCAATTTTAGAATTGTTTAAAAATTATGATTTTGGGGTGCAAAGATTTTGGTGACAATATAAGAACATGcgattttgaaaaaaaaaaaaatcatgtgtTATAATCCACAACTTTAGATAGAAAGTCATTGTCTAggacaaattttttatttttgacaaaatTTGAAGTTGGTTCCCATGGAAtttgaaaataatataatatttttttgtgtATTTAATCTAGCATAGACACGGACTTTGTATACTGAACAAGTGTTCTCTCTCTTAGCCCTAGCGCTGTGAGAGAGCGACCACTTCACCAAAGCGTTTCTGTCCGGCGGCGACCAATGGTAGCACCGGTGTCGCAGCGTTGCCGTTGGGTTAGCTGCCGGAAGGGTATTTCATCTGCCTTGGCTTCTGGGATGGATGGATTGGAGATAATTGTGGTGGGTCACTCTTGATCTGGTTCGAAGCTTCTCGACTGCAAGTTTGGGTTTGGGCATCGACGCAAGGGTGGTGACTGGCGTTAGGGTTGGATCAGAGACCGATCCAATTTTGCTCTAGTTGGCGGTGACAGCAACAGGGTGGTATCGAGGAAGATGTTCTTCCAACTCCGTATGCGCTGGTTTTCTTCCAACTCCGGTTGGATTTGGACTATTGCATGGGGTTGCGGTGATGTCTTTTGTGCAATGGAGTCATGACAGTATGGTCGCCGTCTTGTGGCATGGGGCGGCGGCGGTGAGGTTGCACTTGTGCTGGGAGGTGGTGAATTGGGATCGAGCTTAAACCCATCACTTTGGCTCTGGGCTTTTATCCCCTTGGGCCTAGTAGGCTGGTAATTTGGGTTGGGTTGTTGCCCTAGTCtatttatgtttttagttttgtctaattacaataaattccttgtatttaggaagctaagcaccaatgtgcactctatgtatctCTAGCGCTTTTAGAGTAGTATCGAAGAAGGGTCTCGGCTACCTCTACATctttgaatgtataatgagtaggtccatttctatttctatgtaccacttgTGGTTTGTGGGTaataccactatcttcttgtctgtctatgtctttcaatgacagcggaagggtatgtaacggcttattctggcttgtgatgaatatactattcccccctgattaaaaaaaaatcaagcatAGACACGGTTAGCTAGCCTGGCTTGCATCTGGTGTTGGCGTACGGAAGGGCTTCGTGATTGTCATCATATTGTTAATTTGCTAGGTTTTCCCAGAGCCTCCAAAAAGACACCCGGTCTCACTCTCAACAATCCGCTGCCTTTCACATCAATTCAATTTTTGGATCAGATGATGCCATTGTCGCATactgcaaaacaaaaaaatgaaaagcttTAGCCCATGGACCAGCCTATTCTAGATTGTTGTCGATCATCTGGTAATAATTATGGCACATAGGTCAATGGCATCTTGACTTCTGCTCCTGGGTATAAGTAGCATTTTAGATGATTCCATTAGTGTAAATGGATACAACTGTACAAGTAGCACATAATCATTTCATGATCAGATTTGTCCCGGAGACAATGTGGCAGCCGTTGGTCGATATTTTAAGGACTCCTATAGCCCTATGGCTGCTCCTGGTACATTCAGTTTCGAATTCTCGATTTCTGTGATTTTGATAGTAAAGAGCTATTGAGGCTGAATTGTAAACCTTCGAAATGTGGTATTGGGGGACTTGATCAATTGTAATCATGCACTATATGTAAGAAGCATTTTGGACAAACTATTAGTTACCTTAAGTATTGATAATTACTGTGGCTATGCAGAGCAAGTTATTAAGAGATTATGATGTGATTTAACCCCTTGACTAAGTCTTGTATTCAACTGGAACGTGTACAAGATAAGGAATTTGAAATGCCTTAACAATAGGGCTGTTACAAGTAGTGTGGTTAAGAGATATAGTTGAAGTAGGACTCAACGTGCTGTTGATGGGGTAGCTATTGAGATACTTTGATTAGTATAAAAGGAGGTCCCTGCAGAAGCTATTGAGAGTAAGTTAAGTACTCTTCCCATTCAGAGTTCACAAAAGCATTCTGTAGAAGTCCTCTTCCAAGATATCAGTTCATATACCATCCATCTCTTTTGAAGGCTTGAAGGATGGCTTCTCAAGGTTAGTACGACTAACCAAGATTTGAGCTTATACATTGGTTATGATAATACCATGTTCTGTTGCTTGAGTCATGTGTTTATGAGTTTTGTGGCTTTGTATTATTACTTTCAGTATTATTAAGTTCAACATGTGGTATCAGAGCGGAACCACAAAACCTTAAACCATCAATTTTGTTTCAAAAGCTTTTTTGGAAAATTGCTTTCCTACAAAATGAAGCAAACGGGCTAAAGGACAGTTCCAGCCCAACTTTCTATGACCCGAAACAACAAGGGCCCAAAAACCAAATTCGTTTTCTAAAACCACAGAACATGACGTGTTTACAACGACATTTTTCTAGTCTCCTTCAGACCTGGGTTTTGGGTTCTTCAGAAAAATAGTTTCAATTAAGAAATTTTGGGGATTTTGGCTAAATTTCTTTGTCTAAGCTTCAAATCGAATTGGAAAAGCACCATAGACATGAATTGCATCATGCTAACCTTTGTTTTGCAGCGCGGGAAAGCAATCTGGTATGTTTGTCTTTCAAAACTAAGATTACATATTCTTCTGCATAATCTATTGTAAGAACCCTAGAGCTCTCCTGGGGGGCATTTAAGATACTAGGTTGGTGCCCAGATGGAACTTACATTTATATTGTTTGATAATTATTCACTGATTGATGTGTACAATTGAATTGTTATCCTTTTGGTGAATTTTTTGTTCTCTTGCAATATGAGGTGTGTAATTGTACCATGTTCTTATAAAGATTGTGCTATTGATTTTGTGAAATTTCTGGCATGAAATTGTTATAACTATTCTCCCAAGTTAATAATTACTGCATGTCAGGACTTTAGTCACAAACTAGATTGATGAAATTTTCTAGCAGATAATCACTGTGGAATGAGAATGTCAGGAACATCAATCTAAAAGTTTTTTTAAAATCACACTAatattttgaaatatatatattgcacACAACAACATATTTTGAGATATTAACTGATTATCAAGTGTGAAAAACTGGAACTTGCTTTTGCTACTTAAAACTGAGTTTGTATCTTCAACAGAAGCTTTTAAACAATCACAGATTTAACTTAGCAAAAGGCACTTAACACTGCAGCATAGGTCATCTAAAGCATAATTGATTTACTTCTTCTTGCTATACATGTGTTGAGTAAATTGATTTTAAACTTGATCTATACTGCAATGGTTATGTGAAAAGGAAAAATGGAATAACATGTGCTTTGCCAAACAGGTAGACTTGTTATTGGAAATGTATGCAGATTGATTGAAATGTATTCtacgttttctttcttttattgaatGGAAGACATGGTTCTTTGAATGTTTTATGAAATTCATATTTAAACTGAATACATTTCATACATAAAAATTAAAGCATAAAACTTAGTGTGTTTTGTTTCATCTTTTCAGCGATGAACTTGACAACTCCCATTAGCATTGAGTCGATCATTCCCCTTACTGGTAGCAATTATAAGAAATGGAAAGAAGATCTAGATCTCTACTTCATTCGGCAAAATGCAGACTGGTGTTTAACTGTGCCTGAACCTGTTCTCACTTATGAGAGTACAGATCAGCAGAAGGATTATTACAGAGAATGGAGTAGGGCAAATAGGATTTGTAGGCTAACAACCTTGAAAACCATGACTGATGCCATTAAGGGAGGAATCCCTCAGAAAGAGCTGGCCAGTGAACTTTTGCAAGCTGTTGCAGAAAGGTTCATAGTTAGTGATAAGGCTGAAGCTAGCATGCTACTGGACAAATTGATGACCATGAAATACAACATGTCCACCAACATCAGAGAACACATAATGCAGATGATAAACATCTCTAGCCAACTAGCTGCTCTAGACATGGGACTAGATGATCAAGTGGTTGTTAATCTTGCACTGAAATCTTTGCCAGAACAGTTTGATAATCTACACACCACCTACATCACTCAAAAGGACAAATGGTCCTTGAATGAACTGATTGCTGTTTTGGTTCAAGAGGATGAGAGAATTAGAAAGAGCAACACTGCAACTGTGAACCTAGTAACCAAACCGCAGTGGAAATCTGGAAAGGGAAAGGGAAAAGCCTCTACATCCACTGCGAGCACCTCTAAGAACCCCAAAAAGGCTGTGAACGTGAAGAAAAGCTTCAAATGCTTTTTCTGTAAAAAGGAGGGCCATATGAAGAAAAATTGTGATGCTTAT harbors:
- the LOC133731673 gene encoding sorting nexin 2B-like gives rise to the protein MMGSENHQDHQYGGSKEEMESLVLDDPPPLNNGGASKSSYSNYRSAMSSLSNTPHPLSSIIVSTTPAPADSDPLLTAPPPFRDLRNPNGADSSAYVDPPSYGDVVFSPLDGETIGEINGVESPSKSSDHSSSYSLSRSSSSSSDYIKITVSNPQKEQESTNSVIPGGNTYVTYLITTRTNIPEFGGSEFGVRRRFRDIVTLSDRLAEAYRGFFIPPRPDKNVVESQVMQKQEFVEQRRVALEKYLRRLAAHPVIKKSDELKVFLQVQGRFPLPMTTDVASRMLDGAAKLPKQLFGESSPVAPHEVVQPAKGGRDLLRLFKELKQSVANDWGGSKPLVGEEDKEFMEKKDHMQELEQQLSNASQHAESLVKAQQDMGETMGELGLAFIKLTKFENEEALFNSQRIRAADMKNVATAAVKASRYYRELNSQTVKHLDTFHEYLGLMLSVKGAFSDRSSALLTVQTLLSELGSLQSRAEKLEVASNKIFGGDKSRTRKLEELNETIRATEDAKNIAIREYERIKENNRSELERLDSERHADFLNMLKGFVHNQVGYAEKIANVWSMVAEETSSYARESS